A genome region from Nocardia sp. NBC_01730 includes the following:
- a CDS encoding universal stress protein: MADSAASQSVPQMIAAVDGSESSYQAVAWAAVEAALYLRQLQILTSMALPGGFGPGVTLSESDREWMRRDGERIVTEASRIARAAVPGAELVLTTEVSFDLLVPTLIARSEQVKMLVVGSRGLGAFHRGLFGSVSTALTRHAHCPVAVVHNVAGIEPEWAGKPVVVGVDGSSNSVPAIELAFDDASLRKVGLTAVHTWSDVTGLDFPVPGWDAELESEEMVLAEQLAGYCERYPDVPVRRIIKVDRPARALLDESAHAQLLVVGSHGRGGFAGMLLGSTSNALLHSAQCPMIVVRDHKRPPE; the protein is encoded by the coding sequence ATGGCCGATTCCGCTGCTTCGCAGTCCGTCCCGCAGATGATCGCGGCTGTCGACGGCTCGGAGAGTTCATATCAGGCGGTGGCCTGGGCAGCAGTCGAGGCTGCCTTGTACCTTCGGCAACTGCAAATTCTTACTTCGATGGCGCTGCCCGGTGGTTTCGGTCCCGGCGTGACACTGAGCGAGTCGGATAGGGAGTGGATGCGCCGCGACGGCGAGCGGATCGTCACCGAAGCCAGCAGGATCGCGCGAGCGGCCGTGCCGGGTGCGGAACTCGTCCTCACCACCGAGGTGTCGTTCGACCTCCTCGTTCCCACCCTGATCGCCCGGTCGGAACAAGTGAAGATGCTGGTGGTCGGCAGTCGGGGCCTGGGCGCCTTCCATCGCGGGCTGTTCGGCTCGGTCAGCACCGCGTTGACCCGGCATGCGCATTGCCCGGTGGCTGTCGTTCACAACGTCGCCGGCATCGAACCGGAGTGGGCGGGCAAACCCGTTGTCGTCGGTGTAGACGGCAGCAGCAACAGTGTTCCCGCCATCGAGCTCGCCTTCGACGATGCGTCGTTGCGCAAGGTCGGGCTGACCGCAGTGCACACGTGGAGCGATGTCACCGGACTCGATTTCCCGGTGCCCGGCTGGGATGCGGAACTGGAGTCGGAGGAGATGGTGCTCGCCGAACAGCTGGCCGGCTATTGCGAGCGCTATCCGGATGTGCCGGTACGGCGCATCATCAAGGTGGACCGCCCGGCTCGCGCGCTGCTCGACGAATCGGCGCACGCGCAGTTGCTGGTGGTCGGCAGCCACGGTCGCGGCGGGTTCGCTGGCATGCTGCTCGGCTCGACCAGCAACGCGCTGCTGCATTCGGCGCAGTGCCCGATGATCGTCGTGCGAGATCACAAACGTCCTCCAGAATAA
- a CDS encoding lysylphosphatidylglycerol synthase domain-containing protein translates to MATEAAHESTAADAAALVRVPRRIVHRHPGDAVRLALGVTAVVISALVAHHTQVPRLEVDLFHVINDLPSWVRPVLWAVMQAGTIGAVAVAAGAALLRRRVALARDLVAAGVLAYLLASMVKHLVGRARPDALLHEVVLRSQQDGLGFVSGHAAVAAAMAAAAGPWLPRPWRRAAWAGAAMVALARVFMGAHLVLDVFGGAALGWSVAAGLHLVWGAPLHRAEAPAVRAALTAAGLRPVSVVAVQADSRGSRPFIATTAAGDELFVKVVGYHERNADLLFKLFRHLVFREVEDESPFATPKQQAEHEAFIALLAARAGVCTPTIAGAGAIAGNDAWLAETCIPARNLARSVPEPISQQMLCEVWCQLARLRAARIAHRDLRLANVLIDSGGTAWIVDFGFGESSASDRRLATDVAELLVSMSLRVGVERTVATAVRVLGHDALADAAPLLQPLALTSATRHAVRHQHGLLDELRTRIAEATGEQRAPPQELLRVRWRTLGWIAATVFATYVLLPQVGQLGATIAALGDAQWPWLAGTLAMSAGTYLAAALALMGACPHPLAFGRTVNVQLATSFANRLAPYGLAATAVNERYLERSGLPRATAMAAMAVYLGSAVILHFLELIGAGVWLGRTRLMLASALPSGWGLLIGFVAVMTLLGVAVAVLIRRPDWFAEIRNAVWSISAIARRPRQALLLFGGQIATNIAYIAALGFAVHAFGGHPSAALVSAVFLSGTSLGAASPTPAGLGVVEAALVAGLTAGGVPSAPAIAGVLAYRLATFWLPATAGFFSFTSLQRHHML, encoded by the coding sequence ATGGCCACCGAGGCAGCGCACGAATCGACTGCGGCCGACGCGGCCGCGCTCGTGCGAGTGCCGCGGCGGATCGTGCACCGTCATCCCGGTGACGCCGTCCGGCTGGCGCTCGGTGTTACCGCGGTAGTGATTTCCGCGCTGGTCGCGCACCACACTCAAGTGCCGCGTCTGGAAGTGGACCTGTTCCACGTCATCAACGACCTGCCGTCTTGGGTGAGGCCGGTGCTGTGGGCGGTGATGCAGGCAGGGACGATCGGCGCGGTCGCAGTCGCGGCCGGCGCCGCGCTGTTGCGGCGGCGGGTCGCGCTGGCGCGGGATCTGGTCGCGGCCGGTGTGCTCGCCTACCTGTTGGCGTCGATGGTGAAACATCTTGTGGGAAGGGCGCGTCCGGATGCGCTGCTGCACGAGGTCGTTCTGCGCAGCCAGCAGGATGGGCTGGGTTTCGTGTCCGGGCACGCGGCGGTGGCGGCGGCGATGGCCGCGGCGGCCGGTCCGTGGCTGCCGCGGCCCTGGCGGCGCGCCGCGTGGGCGGGTGCGGCGATGGTGGCCCTGGCGCGGGTGTTCATGGGGGCACATCTGGTGCTGGACGTCTTCGGTGGCGCCGCGTTGGGCTGGTCGGTGGCCGCGGGATTGCATCTGGTGTGGGGTGCGCCACTGCACCGGGCCGAAGCGCCGGCGGTGCGGGCCGCGCTCACCGCCGCCGGACTGCGCCCGGTGTCCGTGGTTGCGGTGCAGGCAGATTCGCGCGGCTCCCGACCGTTCATCGCCACCACCGCCGCAGGTGACGAGTTGTTCGTGAAAGTCGTCGGCTACCACGAACGCAACGCGGATCTGCTGTTCAAACTGTTCCGCCACCTGGTCTTCCGCGAGGTCGAAGACGAATCACCGTTCGCCACACCGAAACAGCAGGCCGAACACGAGGCGTTCATCGCACTGCTGGCGGCGCGGGCCGGGGTCTGCACGCCCACCATCGCCGGCGCCGGAGCCATCGCAGGCAACGATGCCTGGCTCGCCGAGACCTGCATCCCGGCACGCAACCTCGCCCGCTCGGTGCCCGAGCCCATCTCCCAGCAGATGCTGTGCGAGGTCTGGTGCCAGCTGGCGCGGTTGCGGGCCGCCCGCATAGCCCACCGGGATCTGCGGCTGGCCAACGTCCTCATCGACTCCGGCGGCACAGCATGGATCGTCGACTTCGGTTTCGGCGAGTCCAGCGCTTCCGACCGCCGCCTCGCCACCGACGTCGCCGAGTTGCTGGTCTCGATGAGCCTGCGTGTCGGCGTCGAACGCACGGTCGCGACCGCGGTGCGGGTACTGGGCCACGATGCGCTGGCAGACGCGGCACCACTGCTCCAGCCGCTGGCCTTGACATCGGCGACTCGGCACGCCGTCCGCCACCAGCACGGCCTGCTCGATGAACTGCGCACCCGCATCGCCGAGGCAACCGGCGAACAACGTGCACCACCGCAAGAGCTGCTGCGGGTGCGCTGGCGCACGCTCGGCTGGATCGCCGCCACCGTGTTCGCCACCTACGTGCTCCTCCCCCAAGTCGGCCAACTCGGCGCCACGATCGCCGCGCTCGGCGACGCGCAATGGCCCTGGCTGGCAGGCACGCTCGCGATGTCCGCAGGGACCTACCTGGCCGCCGCGCTGGCTCTGATGGGCGCCTGCCCGCACCCGCTCGCGTTCGGCCGCACGGTGAACGTGCAACTGGCGACCTCGTTCGCCAACCGGCTGGCGCCCTACGGGCTGGCTGCCACGGCCGTCAACGAACGCTATCTCGAGCGATCCGGGCTACCCCGCGCCACCGCGATGGCCGCGATGGCGGTCTACCTGGGGTCCGCTGTGATCCTGCACTTTCTGGAGTTGATCGGCGCCGGCGTGTGGCTCGGCCGCACCCGGCTGATGCTCGCCTCGGCACTGCCCAGCGGGTGGGGGCTGCTGATCGGATTCGTCGCCGTCATGACCCTGCTCGGCGTGGCCGTCGCGGTGCTGATCCGGCGGCCGGACTGGTTCGCCGAGATCCGTAACGCCGTCTGGTCGATCTCCGCGATCGCACGCCGACCGCGGCAGGCACTGCTGCTGTTCGGCGGCCAGATCGCCACCAACATCGCCTACATCGCAGCCCTGGGATTCGCGGTACACGCCTTCGGCGGGCACCCGTCCGCCGCCCTGGTGTCCGCGGTCTTCCTCAGCGGTACCTCGCTCGGCGCGGCCAGCCCTACCCCCGCCGGCCTCGGTGTCGTCGAAGCCGCACTCGTGGCCGGCCTCACCGCCGGCGGAGTCCCCAGCGCACCCGCGATCGCCGGCGTCCTCGCCTACCGACTGGCCACGTTCTGGCTCCCCGCCACCGCAGGCTTCTTCTCCTTCACCTCCCTGCAACGCCACCACATGCTGTAA
- a CDS encoding SPW repeat protein translates to MSTPTHTPIHTHPDIVALRERYDQAAEQPTAQVADGLLLLSGLYAAASAWIIGFADQTSLTMTNLVCGIAIALLALAFGSAYGRTHGMAFVAPLLGVWMIVSPWIVAGVDTTTAMIWSNIVVGAVVCVLGLGTVAVGMGGPARLRRGDRPLSHRR, encoded by the coding sequence ATGTCGACACCGACGCACACCCCGATCCACACCCACCCCGACATCGTCGCGTTGCGTGAGCGCTACGACCAAGCAGCCGAACAACCCACCGCGCAAGTCGCCGACGGGCTGCTGCTGCTGTCGGGACTGTACGCAGCGGCGTCCGCCTGGATCATCGGCTTTGCCGACCAGACGTCGCTGACAATGACGAACCTGGTCTGCGGTATCGCGATCGCATTGCTGGCGTTGGCATTCGGGTCCGCATACGGCCGCACCCACGGCATGGCATTCGTCGCACCGCTGCTCGGGGTCTGGATGATCGTCTCCCCCTGGATCGTCGCCGGTGTCGATACCACCACCGCGATGATCTGGTCCAACATCGTCGTCGGGGCGGTTGTGTGTGTGCTGGGTCTAGGCACCGTTGCTGTGGGGATGGGTGGCCCCGCCCGGCTGCGGCGCGGTGACCGACCGCTCAGCCACAGGCGGTAG
- a CDS encoding WS/DGAT domain-containing protein: MKSAIAAATTYQHSIAGLATNVPDPKRLLSLHGSDVLEKLAYARIVMRLRTGIANLSYRDQLAFGIPATTTPQPTSR, from the coding sequence ATGAAGTCAGCGATCGCCGCGGCCACTACCTACCAGCACAGCATCGCCGGGCTCGCCACCAACGTGCCGGATCCGAAGCGACTGCTGTCCCTGCACGGCAGCGATGTGCTCGAGAAACTCGCCTACGCTCGGATTGTCATGCGGCTGCGCACCGGCATCGCCAATCTCAGCTATCGCGACCAGCTGGCCTTCGGCATCCCGGCGACTACGACACCACAGCCGACATCGAGATGA
- a CDS encoding Hsp20/alpha crystallin family protein — protein sequence MSTLSPRRPRQSWLSNLPAMPDWPDLMARLESMPPWTSLEGHMIRVEEHVESGRYTLRAELPGVDPAKDVDVSVRDGQLTIKAERSEETKEGTRSEFRYGSFYRSIPLPTGAKENDIDATYTNGILTVSMPITEPQTAEKHIEVHQVTANQAETTPEDTGKKS from the coding sequence ATGAGCACCCTTTCTCCCCGCCGCCCACGCCAGTCCTGGTTGTCGAATCTGCCTGCCATGCCCGATTGGCCGGATCTGATGGCCAGACTCGAGTCGATGCCCCCGTGGACATCGCTCGAGGGCCACATGATCCGCGTCGAGGAACACGTCGAGAGCGGCCGTTACACCCTGCGCGCCGAACTACCCGGTGTGGACCCGGCCAAGGACGTCGACGTCAGCGTCCGCGACGGGCAACTCACGATCAAGGCCGAACGCAGCGAAGAAACGAAGGAAGGCACCCGATCGGAATTCCGATACGGCAGCTTCTACCGGTCGATCCCGCTGCCCACGGGTGCGAAGGAAAACGACATCGACGCTACCTACACCAACGGAATCCTTACGGTGTCGATGCCGATTACCGAACCCCAGACAGCCGAAAAGCACATCGAGGTACACCAAGTCACCGCAAACCAAGCAGAAACCACCCCCGAGGACACCGGTAAGAAGTCCTGA
- a CDS encoding slipin family protein, with protein MDALVIVVVVLIVALIVAWLSIRVVTQYEKGVLFRLGRVIAVREPGLRFIIPVVDRLWKVSMRIITMPIQSQGIITRDNVSVDISAVAYFRVVDAEKSVVAIENVYAAIDQIAQTTLRKVVGQHTLDQALAETDTINADIRQILDTTILEWGVEVTLVELKDIQLPDTMKRAMARQAEAEREKRAKIIAAEGESMAAAALGDASDTMMAHPLALQLRNLQTLLELGVDKNTTVVFPAPLMSAIGDVGAFFARETTASTALTRTAQTPPTTPPVSTPIHNGTASTAVKAHAPD; from the coding sequence GTGGATGCACTCGTGATTGTCGTCGTAGTGCTCATCGTGGCACTGATCGTGGCGTGGCTGTCGATTCGGGTGGTGACCCAGTATGAGAAGGGAGTGTTGTTCCGTCTCGGGCGGGTGATCGCGGTCAGGGAGCCTGGGTTGAGATTCATCATTCCGGTGGTTGATCGGCTGTGGAAGGTGTCGATGCGTATTATCACCATGCCGATTCAATCTCAAGGCATCATTACCCGCGACAATGTCAGCGTAGATATCTCCGCCGTCGCCTACTTCCGTGTCGTCGACGCCGAGAAATCGGTCGTCGCGATCGAAAACGTCTACGCCGCGATCGATCAGATCGCCCAAACCACGCTCCGCAAAGTCGTCGGGCAGCACACCCTCGACCAAGCACTGGCCGAGACCGACACGATCAATGCCGATATCCGGCAGATCCTCGACACGACCATTCTGGAGTGGGGTGTCGAAGTCACGCTGGTCGAGTTGAAGGATATCCAACTGCCCGACACCATGAAGCGGGCGATGGCCCGCCAAGCCGAAGCCGAACGGGAGAAGCGAGCCAAAATCATTGCCGCCGAGGGCGAATCCATGGCTGCCGCGGCACTCGGTGATGCGTCCGACACCATGATGGCCCACCCGCTGGCCCTGCAACTACGCAACCTGCAGACCCTCCTCGAGCTGGGCGTCGACAAGAACACCACCGTCGTGTTCCCAGCACCGCTGATGAGCGCGATCGGTGACGTCGGTGCCTTCTTCGCCCGCGAAACCACCGCCTCCACGGCCCTGACCCGCACCGCCCAGACACCGCCGACGACCCCGCCGGTGTCGACACCGATACACAACGGGACGGCGAGTACCGCGGTCAAAGCGCACGCGCCGGACTGA
- a CDS encoding SDR family NAD(P)-dependent oxidoreductase, which translates to MSRFSARNAIVTGGARGIGAAIAEALVKEDISVVIADLLEHEGCEVARKLGSTAKFCRLDVTDDANWRIVIDEAEEAFGPLAILVNNAGILDFGGIETQSPVMFRHVVDVNLYGAWLGMHLAAPRLRAGGGGVIVNISSTAGLLGYAGIGGYVASKWGLRGLTKAAAIELGPAGIRVCSVHPGPIHTPMTAGLDASVAATQPLARFGEPEEVAAMVRFLITEATFSTGSEFVLDGGATAGQALPLPNAS; encoded by the coding sequence ATGAGCAGGTTCAGTGCACGCAACGCGATCGTCACCGGCGGCGCGCGTGGCATCGGAGCCGCCATCGCGGAGGCGCTCGTCAAGGAAGACATCTCGGTGGTGATCGCCGATTTACTCGAACACGAGGGCTGTGAGGTCGCGCGAAAGCTCGGCTCGACTGCGAAGTTCTGCCGGCTCGATGTCACCGACGACGCCAACTGGCGCATTGTCATCGACGAAGCGGAAGAGGCGTTCGGGCCGCTGGCGATCCTGGTGAACAACGCGGGAATTCTCGATTTCGGTGGGATCGAGACGCAGTCGCCTGTGATGTTCCGGCACGTGGTGGACGTCAACCTGTACGGCGCCTGGCTCGGTATGCATCTAGCCGCACCGCGCCTGCGGGCGGGCGGCGGCGGGGTGATCGTCAATATCTCCTCGACTGCCGGGCTGCTCGGATATGCGGGGATCGGTGGTTACGTGGCCAGCAAGTGGGGGTTGCGCGGGCTGACGAAGGCCGCTGCCATCGAACTCGGTCCCGCGGGGATCCGGGTGTGCTCGGTGCATCCCGGCCCGATCCACACGCCGATGACCGCCGGCCTCGACGCTTCGGTCGCCGCAACGCAGCCGCTGGCCCGCTTCGGGGAGCCAGAAGAGGTCGCCGCGATGGTCCGTTTCCTGATCACCGAAGCCACCTTCTCCACCGGTTCGGAATTCGTGCTGGACGGTGGTGCTACCGCTGGGCAGGCGCTACCGCTGCCCAACGCGTCCTGA
- a CDS encoding site-2 protease family protein has protein sequence MVAFGAAVAAAVVDPGGPITGALVWLAVMNAVLGVFNLLPGAPLDGGRVLRATIWWRTGDRLRAATTAARSGQILGTVLLMIGVAELIVFGYLAGLWLMLLGWFLQSAAHAELTVAGLRHRFGDSRVRELMTRRPMAVPHSACRPEAGGTRTTFPRQSTRGASHDIGTGHPGRTSADLP, from the coding sequence GTGGTCGCGTTCGGTGCCGCCGTCGCCGCTGCAGTGGTGGACCCGGGCGGGCCGATCACCGGTGCGCTGGTGTGGCTGGCCGTCATGAACGCTGTCCTGGGAGTGTTCAATCTGTTGCCCGGCGCGCCGCTGGACGGTGGCCGGGTGCTGCGCGCGACGATCTGGTGGCGGACCGGTGACCGGCTGCGGGCGGCGACCACGGCCGCGCGCAGCGGACAAATCCTCGGCACCGTGTTGCTGATGATCGGTGTCGCGGAACTGATCGTGTTCGGCTACCTCGCAGGACTGTGGCTGATGCTGCTCGGCTGGTTCCTGCAATCGGCGGCACACGCCGAACTCACCGTCGCCGGACTGCGCCATCGATTCGGCGACAGCAGGGTTCGCGAGCTGATGACACGGCGGCCGATGGCGGTTCCGCACTCGGCTTGCCGCCCGGAAGCGGGAGGCACTCGCACAACTTTCCCTCGTCAATCGACAAGAGGAGCTTCTCATGACATCGGCACCGGCCATCCGGGACGAACCTCAGCCGATCTTCCGTGA
- a CDS encoding CBS domain-containing protein yields the protein MTNAQEIMHTHAACIGVRDTMDTAAQRMRQLDVGALPICDGEHHPVGIITDRDIIIKVLGIGANPKTTTAGELAQGDELHTVDVGADIGDALALMEQHQIRRLPVTERGQLVGIITEADLARHLPEQTVGEFVEAVCAQHFPTATAEAPY from the coding sequence ATGACCAACGCACAAGAGATCATGCACACCCACGCAGCATGCATCGGAGTGCGCGACACCATGGATACCGCGGCGCAGCGCATGCGCCAACTGGATGTCGGCGCGCTACCGATCTGCGATGGGGAACATCACCCCGTCGGCATCATCACCGACCGCGACATCATCATCAAGGTCCTTGGTATCGGCGCGAACCCGAAGACAACCACCGCTGGTGAACTCGCCCAAGGCGACGAGCTGCACACCGTCGACGTCGGCGCCGACATCGGCGACGCACTGGCCCTCATGGAACAGCACCAGATCCGGAGGCTTCCGGTGACCGAGCGCGGCCAGCTGGTCGGCATCATCACCGAGGCGGACCTGGCCCGCCACCTGCCCGAACAGACGGTCGGCGAATTCGTCGAAGCCGTGTGCGCCCAGCATTTTCCGACGGCCACCGCCGAGGCGCCGTACTAG
- a CDS encoding alpha/beta fold hydrolase, with the protein MRQWRDFLQRFRSAGVPVASAGPGVSADRIVDAAAELAPLFSLLEVGEFSSPDRRVTEGTNAKRSPQDRSTRLRWRSILVEGRTARYAVGGFGPGVLFLHGWGLGGQAYVRPLEQLIRMGMRVYAPALPGFGGTASLPVEQRTLAGYARWVGHFADAIGLPRPVTLVGHSFGGGVAIKTAHDLPDLSERLVLVNSIGGSAWTDGRGVVRALRERPLWDWGLHLQADLLPGRQLTRVLPVILCDAVPNILRNPTAVREVAHLARTANLAPELAALAERRLPIFVVWSKRDTVIPESTSMSLQTALGDPHTITVPGGHTWLMHDPHAFGELITNVIREPVAGPDATAARPNGTTIMDITLSRTRPGPGPGPAASNDTGCRHHRTSRGEVLGP; encoded by the coding sequence ATGCGGCAGTGGCGAGATTTTCTCCAGCGCTTCCGGTCTGCCGGAGTTCCCGTCGCGTCGGCGGGCCCGGGCGTGTCTGCCGATCGAATCGTCGACGCCGCAGCCGAACTGGCGCCACTGTTCTCACTGCTCGAGGTCGGGGAGTTCTCTTCACCCGATCGGCGTGTGACGGAGGGTACGAATGCGAAACGGTCACCACAGGACCGTTCTACTCGACTGCGGTGGCGGTCGATCCTGGTCGAGGGCCGGACCGCCCGCTACGCGGTCGGCGGGTTCGGCCCTGGCGTGCTTTTCCTGCACGGGTGGGGACTCGGCGGACAGGCCTATGTCCGCCCGCTCGAACAGCTCATCCGAATGGGAATGCGCGTGTACGCCCCGGCGCTTCCCGGGTTCGGCGGCACCGCCAGCCTGCCGGTCGAGCAGCGAACCCTCGCCGGATACGCCCGGTGGGTCGGCCACTTCGCCGACGCGATCGGCCTACCCCGACCGGTTACCTTGGTCGGGCACTCCTTCGGCGGCGGCGTCGCGATCAAAACCGCCCACGACCTACCCGACCTCTCCGAGCGGCTCGTACTCGTCAACTCCATCGGCGGCTCGGCGTGGACCGACGGCCGTGGAGTGGTACGCGCGCTGCGCGAACGTCCGCTGTGGGACTGGGGCCTGCACCTGCAGGCCGACCTGCTGCCCGGCCGCCAACTGACCCGGGTCCTGCCGGTGATCTTGTGCGATGCGGTGCCGAACATCCTGCGGAACCCGACCGCGGTGCGGGAAGTCGCCCACCTCGCCCGAACCGCCAACCTGGCCCCCGAACTCGCTGCGCTCGCCGAACGCCGGCTCCCCATCTTCGTAGTGTGGAGCAAGCGAGACACGGTCATCCCCGAATCCACCTCGATGTCGCTGCAGACCGCTCTCGGTGACCCGCACACCATCACCGTGCCCGGCGGGCACACCTGGCTCATGCACGACCCCCACGCCTTCGGCGAACTCATCACCAACGTGATCCGCGAACCAGTTGCCGGCCCCGACGCCACCGCCGCCCGACCCAACGGCACAACGATCATGGACATCACGCTGTCAAGGACAAGGCCCGGGCCGGGGCCGGGGCCGGCGGCGTCTAACGACACCGGCTGCAGACACCACAGAACTTCACGGGGCGAGGTCCTCGGACCGTAG
- a CDS encoding Acg family FMN-binding oxidoreductase has translation MASRHPDVDSVRAALALAVCAPSVHNTQPWQWRVGDTTVHLYADDSRRLPQADPDRRDLLISCGAALHHFRVAAWSFGWDTVVHRFPNPAEPRHLAAFEFSASTPTADMVAAVRAISCRRTDRRRVTAWEISQALLAEIIEAGTAEGALTSEIPGGPTRIRLVRAFQEAARQHDADPAYQAELAAWSGRHAAVEGVPARNTVAASDPLTREFHNPTLTEAVLHDLDVRGGLLLVHTSSDDPLSRPRAGEATSAVLLAATKIGSTTCPLTASAEQVTMTPRRALADVVRPL, from the coding sequence ATGGCCAGTAGGCATCCCGATGTCGACAGCGTGCGGGCCGCGTTGGCGCTGGCCGTATGCGCACCGTCGGTCCACAATACCCAGCCGTGGCAGTGGCGCGTCGGCGACACCACCGTGCACCTGTACGCCGACGACAGCCGCAGACTGCCGCAGGCCGACCCGGATCGCCGCGATCTGCTGATCAGCTGTGGCGCCGCGCTGCACCATTTCCGGGTGGCGGCATGGTCGTTCGGGTGGGACACCGTCGTCCACAGGTTCCCGAACCCGGCCGAGCCACGACATCTCGCGGCTTTCGAGTTCAGCGCGAGCACGCCGACCGCGGACATGGTCGCGGCGGTGCGCGCCATCAGCTGTAGGCGCACCGATCGGCGGCGGGTCACCGCGTGGGAGATCTCGCAGGCGCTGCTCGCCGAGATCATCGAGGCCGGCACCGCCGAGGGGGCGCTGACCAGCGAAATTCCCGGTGGGCCGACCCGAATCCGGCTGGTGCGGGCCTTCCAGGAGGCCGCGCGGCAGCATGATGCGGACCCCGCGTATCAGGCCGAGCTAGCCGCCTGGAGCGGACGCCATGCCGCCGTGGAAGGGGTACCGGCGCGCAATACCGTGGCCGCCTCCGATCCGCTGACCCGCGAGTTCCACAATCCCACCCTCACCGAGGCAGTGCTCCACGATCTCGACGTTCGTGGCGGCCTTTTGCTGGTGCACACCAGTTCCGACGATCCGTTGTCGCGGCCGCGCGCCGGGGAGGCGACCAGTGCGGTGCTGCTGGCCGCCACCAAGATCGGATCGACGACCTGCCCGCTGACCGCCAGTGCCGAGCAAGTAACGATGACTCCGCGGCGCGCGCTGGCTGACGTGGTGCGCCCCCTGTGA